The proteins below are encoded in one region of Ricinus communis isolate WT05 ecotype wild-type chromosome 6, ASM1957865v1, whole genome shotgun sequence:
- the LOC8266839 gene encoding transcription initiation factor TFIID subunit 1 isoform X3: MPQNKVMLSARKNYLMQFLMFYYDEKAENAVDYEDFDEQYEGPEIQAASEEDYLLPKKEYFSSEVSLSTLKPTTSVFDDENYDEEEEEKGGGEGEEEEEEEEEEEEAEEEEEEEKEAEKEHIAVDEKLEDQCISLSGEQEIDVIRGESSPQDGTLLNSPDTENLDSDLEDFDEEKTDAIEEPPDGKSSAPLPVLCVEDGLVILRFSEIFGIHEPLKKGEKRDRRYSIFKERYKSMDVSDFVEDDEEAFLKGSSQVFQLHSHVNQYEIAASNDGGSESGKFGVMQRSAQNEEQRSSCVSGEPMNKDLSINIGTGWQSPLFYPLDQQDWENRICWDNSPAVSENSVESCGLSGPDLADSYTKEMELGSQPQNIQSYLPVQPDEKDHNCFLHSSPILVESFGSLDSSGPSDFPLSVTFHPQLLRLESHMEAEKHYHADDRRENNAVEVFQNDAFRRFSKLTLQNKDMMDGSWLDNIIWEPNKTNMKPKLILDLQDEQMLFEVLDNKDSKHLQLHAGAMIMTRSLKPRVSPELSGHGYESGWQFNIANDKFYMNRKISQQLQSSSTKRSAYGNRVHHSAPAIKLQTMKLKLSNKDLGNFHRPKALWYPHDNEVAVKEQKKLPTQGPMKIILKSLGGKGSKLHVDAEETISSVKAKASKKLDFKPLEMVKIFYLGKELEDHKSLAAQNVQPNSLLHLVRTKIHLLPRAQRIPGENKSLRPPGAFKKKSDLSVKDGHIFLMEYCEERPLLLSNIGMGANLCTYYQKSSPSDQTGVSLRSGNNSLGNVVVLEPTDKSPFLGDIKAGCSQSSLETNMYKAPIFSHKVASTDYLLVRSAKGKLSIRRIDRIAVVGQQEPLMEVLSPASKNLQAYIINRLLVYVYREYRAAEKRGTIPWIRADELSALFPYVSETILRKKLKECAVLRKDANGHLFWSKKRDFIIPSEEELKKMVLPENVCAYESMQAGLYRLKHLGITRLTLPTSVSTAMSQLPDEAIALAAASHIERELQITPWSLSSNFVACTSQDRENIERLEITGVGDPSGRGLGFSYVRAAPKAPMSNAMAKKKAAARGGSTVTGTDADLRRLSMEAAREVLLKFNVPEEQIAKQTRWHRIAMIRKLSSEQAASGVKVDPTTISKYARGQRMSFLQLQQQTREKCQEIWDRQVQSLSAVDGDELESDSEANSDLDSFAGDLENLLDAEECEGDESNYESKQDKADGVKGIKMRRHPSQAQAEEEIEDEAAEAAELCRLLMDDDEAEQKKKKKTKTAGLVAGLLPGLKSNFVNSTEHIKQKDKGHPNGSFVPKESSIKDSKEVEALFIKKKKSEKVKALKKNGFQDSSTPPLTKVKILGEGLKNQIFKEKKSSREKFVCGACGQLGHMRTNKNCPKYGEEPEAQVEITDLEKSSGKSNSLDPLFKSQQKLQKKKSMLKTATKVEDPEGEKSSLKAKLLPVKFVCSSTEKNSDKPADGAAQSSERPITSDVRPDSSEMETGSMPVAKISKIKISNKAKPEDVQMDVHKPAIVIRPPMDTDKGQNEYHKPSIVIRPPANTERDHVESHKPSIVIRPPAVKDRGQPHKKLVIIKPKEVIDLDQVSQDGSTGLEYRKIKKIAELSGVDKQRKPLTWHFPGESAKKKAREERRLWEEEEKRRNTEKLREERARRSYGEENRGVVERGALAELRRYEEAVREEREEEEQQKAKKKKKKKIRPEISDDYLEDYRASRRMRERDRGAKRRSIVELSKYGTEHASATKRRRGGEVGLANILEGVVDALRGRLEVSYLFLKPVTKKEAPDYLDIIKRPMDLSTIRDKVRKMEYKHREEFRHDVWQIAYNAHLYNDRRNPGIPPLADQLLEICDYLLAEQNSSLAEAEEGIESAGH; this comes from the exons ATGCCGCAGAACAAGGTGATGTTGTCTGCCAGGAAAAACTATCTCATGCAGTTTTTGATGTTCT ATTATGATGAGAAGGCTGAGAATGCAGTTGATTATGAAGATTTTGATGAGCAATATGAGGGACCAGAGATTCAAGCTGCTAGCGAGGAGGACTACTTGTTGCCGAAAAAGGAGTATTTTTCTTCTGAAGTTTCTCTCTCCACATTGAAGCCTACAACTTCTGTCTTTGACGATGAAAATTACgatgaggaagaagaagaaaaaggaggaggagaaggagaagaagaagaagaagaagaagaagaagaagaagaagcagaagaagaagaagaagaagaaaaagaagctgaAAAGGAGCATATAGCTGTGGATGAAAAACTAGAAGACCAATGTATTTCTTTATCAG GTGAGCAGGAAATTGATGTAATTAGAGGAGAATCATCTCCACAAGATGGCACACTACTTAACTCCCCGGATACTGAAAATCTTGACTCTGATTTAGAAGACTTTGATGAG gagaaaacaGATGCTATTGAGGAGCCTCCAGATGGTAAAAGTTCTGCCCCACTACCTGTTTTGTGCGTAGAAGATGGTCTGGTGATCTTACGGTTCTCTGAAATATTTGGTATTCATGAGCCCTTAAAGAAAGGGGAAAAAAGAGATCGTAGATACTCCATTTTCAAAG AAAGGTATAAGTCTATGGATGTTTCAGATTTTGTTGAAGACGATGAGGAGGCATTTTTGAAGGGCTCTAGTCAAGTGTTTCAGTTGCACTCACATGTGAATCAATATGAGATTGCAGCATCTAATGATGGAGGATCAGAATCAGGAAAATTTGGTGTTATGCAAAGATCTGCTCAGAATGAGGAACAAAGGAGTTCTTGTGTCAGTGGAGAACCAATGAACAAGGacttatcaataaatattggCACAGGATGGCAGTCACCACTGTTCTACCCTCTTGATCAGCAAGATTGGGAAAATAGAATTTGCTGGGACAATTCTCCTGCTGTTAGTGAGAATTCTGTAGAGAGTTGTGGATTGTCTGGACCTGATTTGGCAGATTCTTATACTAAAGAAATGGAACTAGGTAGTCAGCCACAAAATATTCAGTCGTACCTCCCTGTGCAGCCAGATGAGAAAGATCATAATTGTTTCCTGCATAGCTCTCCTATTCTTGTGGAGTCATTTGGCTCTTTAGATTCTTCAGGACCTTCAGACTTTCCATTATCGGTTACTTTCCATCCGCAGCTTCTGAGGTTAGAGTCTCATATGGAAGCAGAGAAGCATTATCATGCTGATGAtagaagagaaaataatgcGGTTGAGGTTTTCCAAAATGATGCTTTCAGGCGTTTCAGCAAACTCACATTGCAAAATAAAGACATGATGGACGGATCTTGgttagataatataatatggGAACCCAATAAAACTAACATGAAGCCTAAGCTAATTCTTGATCTTCAGGATGAGCAGATGCTTTTTGAAGTTCTGGATAACAAGGATAGTAAACATCTTCAGCTTCATGCAGGGGCAATGATTATGACCAGATCCTTAAAGCCCAGGGTTTCACCTGAGTTATCTGGTCATGGATATGAGTCAGGTTGGCAATTCAATATTGCCAACGACAAGTTCTATATGAACAGGAAAATTTCTCAGCAGTTGCAATCAAGTTCTACCAAACGGAGTGCTTATGGTAACAGAGTTCATCATTCAGCACCTGCAATAAAGCTGCAGACTATGAAATTGAAGTTGAGCAA CAAAGATTTAGGTAACTTTCATCGACCAAAAGCTTTATGGTATCCCCATGACAATGAGGTGGCTgtcaaagaacaaaagaaactaCCTACTCAAGGAccaatgaaaattatattaaagagCTTGGGAGGTAAAGGAAGTAAATTGCATGTGGATGCTGAAGAAACCATCTCTTCTGTTAAAGCGAAGGCTTCAAAAAAGCTAG ATTTCAAGCCTTTGGAAATGGTGAAAATCTTTTACTTGGGGAAGGAGCTTGAAGATCATAAATCTCTTGCTGCCCAAAATGTCCAGCCAAACTCCCTGCTTCATCTTGTTCGTACAAAAATTCATTTGTTGCCAAGGGCACAAAGAATTCCGGGTGAGAACAAGTCTTTGCGTCCTCCTGGTGCATTTAAGAAGAAGTCAGACCTTTCCGTAAAAGATGGTCACATCTTTCTTATGGA GTATTGTGAGGAGAGACCTTTATTATTGAGCAATATTGGCATGGGTGCAAACCTGTGCACTTACTATCAGAAGTCAAGCCCTAGTGATCAAACTGGTGTCTCGTTGCGCAGTGGAAACAACAGCTTGGGGAATGTTGTGGTACTAGAGCCTACTGATAAATCTCCTTTTCTTGGAGACATAAAAGCTGGTTGCAGCCAGTCGTCACTTGAAACAAATATGTATAAAGCCCCAATTTTTTCTCACAAGGTTGCATCCACCGATTACTTGTTAGTTCGCTCTGCAAAGGGAAAGCTTTCTATTAGACGCATTGACCGGATTGCTGTGGTCGGGCAACAG GAGCCCCTTATGGAGGTATTATCTCCTGCGTCTAAGAATCTTCAGGCATATATCATAAATAGGTTGTTGGTGTATGTATACCGTGAGTATCGAGCTGCTGAAAAGCGTGGTACAATTCCTTGGATACGTGCAGATGAATTATCAGCTCTGTTTCCGTATGTTTCGGAAACAATTTTGCGGAAGAAGCTGAAAGAATGTGCTGTGTTGCGG AAGGATGCAAATGGACATCTGTTTTGGTCCAAGAAGCGTGATTTCATTATTCCATCTGAAGAGGAGTTGAAAAAGATGGTATTACCAGAAAAT GTGTGTGCCTATGAAAGTATGCAAGCTGGTTTGTATCGTCTCAAACACTTGGGAATTACAAGGCTAACACTCCCTACTAGTGTTTCAACTGCAATGAGTCAGCTCCCTGATGAAGCAATAGCTCTGGCTGCTGCATCACACATAGAGCGGGAATTGCAGATTACTCCATGGAGCCTTAGCAGCAATTTTGTAGCTTGTACAAGCCAG GATAGAGAAAATATTGAGCGTCTTGAAATTACAGGAGTTGGTGATCCCTCTGGCCGAGGCCTAGGATTTAGTTACGTCCGTGCTGCTCCAAAGGCTCCAATGTCAAATGCAATGGCGAAAAAAAAAGCAGCTGCTCGAGGAGGTTCCACTGTTACTGGGACAGATGCTGACCTTCGTAGATTAAGCATGGAAGCAGCACGAGAG GTTCTTCTTAAGTTCAATGTTCCTGAGGAACAGATTGCGAAGCAGACTAGGTGGCATCGTATTGCTATGATACGCAAGCTTTCAAGTGAACAAGCAGCATCAGGAGTGAAGGTTGACCCAACAACTATCAGTAAGTATGCACGTGGCCAACGAATGTCCTTTCTTCAGTTACAGCAGCAGACAAGAGAAAAGTGTCAAGAAATTTGGGACCGTCAAGTTCAGTCTCTTTCAGCAGTGGATGGTGATGAACTTGAGAGCGACTCTGAAGCAAATAGTGACCTAGATTCCTTTGCTGGAGATTTGGAAAACTTGCTTGATGCAGAGGAATGCGAGGGGGATGAGAGTAATTATGAGTCCAAGCAGGACAAAGCAGATGGTGTCAAGGgaataaaaatgagaagacATCCATCACAAGCTCAggcagaagaagaaattgaagatGAAGCAGCTGAGGCAGCAGAATTATGCAGATTGCTCATGGATG ATGATGAGGCTgagcagaagaagaaaaagaagacaaaaactGCAGGGCTTGTTGCAGGATTGCTACCTGgcttaaaatcaaattttgttAACAGTACAGAACACATTAAGCAAAAGGATAAAGGCCATCCAAATGGGTCCTTTGTTCCAAAAGAGAGCAGCATTAAAGACTCAAAGGAG GTGGAAgctttatttatcaaaaagaagaagtcCGAGAAGGTGAAAGCTCTGAAAAAGAATGGTTTCCAAGATTCAAGCACTCCACCACTTACGAAAGTAAAAATATTGGGTGAAGGACTCAAG AACCAGATttttaaggaaaagaaatcatCAAGAGAGAAATTTGTCTGCGGAGCATGTGGTCAG CTGGGACATATGAGAACCAACAAGAATTGCCCCAAGTATGGAGAAGAGCCTGAAGCACAGGTTGAAATTACagatttggaaaaatcttCTGGAAAATCAAATTCTCTAGATCCCTTATTTAAGTCCCAGCAAAAGCTGCAGAAGAAAAAGTCCATGTTAAAAACTGCAACCAAAGTCGAAGATCCAGAAGGTGAGAAATCTAGTTTGAAGGCAAAGCTTCTACCAGTTAAGTTTGTGTGCAGCTCCACAGAGAAAAATTCTGATAAACCTGCTGATGGAGCTGCACAAAGTTCTGAAAGGCCTATAACTTCTGATGTCCGGCCAGACAGTTCTGAAATGGAAACCGGGAGTATGCCTGTTGCTAagataagtaaaataaagatatccAACAAGGCAAAACCTGAAGATGTGCAAATGGATGTGCACAAGCCCGCCATTGTGATACGCCCTCCAATGGATACAGATAAAGGCCAAAATGAATATCATAAGCCATCCATTGTTATTCGCCCACCAGCAAACACAGAGAGAGATCATGTTGAATCTCACAAGCCTTCTATAGTGATACGTCCACCTGCTGTGAAGGACAGGGGGCAACCTCACAAAAAATTAGTTATCATAAAGCCCAAAGAGGTCATTGATCTTGACCAGGTCAGTCAGGATGGAAGCACTGGGCTTGAGTACcggaaaattaaaaaaattgccGAGTTATCAGGTGTGGATAAGCAAAGGAAGCCTTTGACTTGGCATTTTCCTGGAGAGTCGGCCAAGAAGAAAGCTAGAGAGGAGAGAAGATTGTGggaagaggaagagaagagGAGAAATACAGAGAAATTGAGAGAAGAGAGAGCAAGGAGGAGTTATGGGGAAGAAAACAGAGGGGTTGTAGAACGAGGAGCACTAGCTGAGCTTAGAAGATATGAAGAAGCCGTCAGAGAGGagagggaagaagaagaacagcAGAAagccaagaagaagaaaaagaagaagataaggCCCGAAATTAGTGATGACTACTTAGAAGACTACAGGGCA